The Microcystis panniformis FACHB-1757 region AAAAAAATTTTTCAGAGAATATCTATGCTAAAGTGGCGTTTTTGTGCATTGTCCCTGCTTTTACTGCTAATTACTGCCTGTGGGACGGAAAATCAATCTAATTCTAGTTCTAACACCGCAAGTAGTCCCGATGCTGGCCGCTTGCAAACGGTGAAAAATCGCGGTAAGTTAATTTGTGGCATTAACGGAGAAGTGTCGGGGTTCAGCTTTGTTAATGAAAAAGGCGAATATTCGGGCTTAGATGTGCAAATTTGCCGAGCTATCGCTGCGGCTCTCTTTGATGATCCCTCTAAAGTCGAATATCGTAAACTTAGCCCCCAAGAGAGATTTACTGCCGTACAGACGGGAGAAGTGGATATCCTCAGTCGCAACACCACCTGGACGATTAACCGGGATACCGCCCTGGGGATGGAGTTTATCACCCCGGTTTTCTATGATGGTCAGGGAATTATGGCCACGAAAGCCAGTAATATTAAGAAATTAGAAGATTTAAGCGGAAAGTCCATTTGTGTGCTGTCGGGAACCACCACGGAACAAAATCTGGCCGATGCCATGGCAAAAGCGGCAGTTCAAGGTTATAAACCGATCGTTTCCGATGATGTGGAGGCCTTATATACAGCTTATCAGGCGGGGCGTTGTCAGGCTGTCACTTCCGATCGCTCCCAATTGGTGGCCCGGCGCTCGGTTTTTCCCCGACCGCAGGATCATCAATTATTAGAAGTGGTAATATCTAAGGAACCTTTGGCCCCGGCCGTGGCCGATGGTGATCCCGCTTGGTCGAATGCCGTCCGCTCGATCGTTTTTAGTTTAATTCAAGGGGAAGAATTCGGGATTAACTCCCAAAATATTGCCACTTTTGCCGACAGCAAAGACCCCAGTATTCGGCGCTTTTTGGGTATTGATGAGAAGTTAGGCGAAGATATGGGTTTACCCAATGATTTTGCCCAAAGAGTCTTAAAACAGGTGGGTAATTACGGTGAAATTTATGAGCGGGAAATCGGTAAACCCCTACAACTCGATCGAGGTTTAAATAATCTTTGGACAAAGGGGGGTTTATTGTATTCTCCTCCTTTTCGTTAGTTTTAAGATTGTGTTTCCTGACGGGGAATATAGACCCCTATGGCCGCTGGAATAACTCGAAACATGGCGGGAGTAGTGCTAGTAATTTCGCCATCGGTGTTAATACTATGGGGTTTACGAGTCTGAATTTGAATTTCTTTCCCCTTAAGAGTTCTCACCCAAGATAATAAACCCTGTTGTCCTCGCGGTAATGTCCATAAAAGCGGGAAAATTTGCCACCAGTGTTCAATTTCTAGGCTATATAAATCTAACCTTTGATCGTCGATTTGGGCATCATGAGCGATCGGCATTCCTCCCCCATAATAACGACCATTTCCGATCGCTATTTGTAGGGTTTTAACTTTGATATTTTGGCCATCAATACCGATCATAGCGGTAAAAGGACGAGTTTTACTTAATACCTGTAAAGCTGTCCAAGCGTAGGCCAAAATCCCCAAACGTCGCTTTAAACCCTTGTTCAGTTTTTGGGTAATTTTCACACTTAATCCTAAACTAGCCACGTTGAAAAAGTATTTATTATTTACCCAACCTAGATCGATATATTTTAAATTACCTTCCGCAATAATTCGACAGGCTTCGGCAATAGAATTCGGTATCCCTAAAGTCCGGGCTAAATCATTAGCCGTTCCCAGAGGTATAATGCCTAAAGGCAGTTGAGTTTCTACCAACATATCCGCCATAGCATTAAGAGTCCCATCGCCACCACCGACAATAACTAAATCAATACTAGAGCGATATTTTTCCAGCAAAAAAGGTATATCTTCTACCTTTTTCAAAGGGACGCTGATAATTTCAAAATCCCAATTATTGAGCAGATCAACAGTTTGAGCAAAGTTTTCTTTACCCTTGCGCGAGTGACGATTGATTAGTAGTAAAGCTCTTTTAGTCATAGGTAAGTTTCTCAGCAGTGCAGGGATAAAGGTTATGTAATTAGGAGTTGCTGAATAAATGTGAAATATAGACGAGGTAAGGGTTTTAGTGGCTGGTTTTGCGAAACAGGTGCAAGTCCTGTAGGGGCGAAGCATTCGGGCATAACCTATCGCTGAAACCGTAGATTTTCTATCCGAATCCTTCGCCCTTATTTTTTCAGCAAACCCTAATTAAATCAGAAAAAATATCAGGTGATTGTCAATAATTTAGCCCCATTGATCACTAAATTTTAGTTAATAGCCCTTTCTTCGAGAAAATGTTCTACCATTGCCTCTAGGTATGATAGCAAATTCAGACCCTTCAAGGCCATGAAACGAAGATAATGGCAGACAATTACTTGATTTTACTGATAACGGGCGTTTTTTCGGGCTTATTAGCGGGTTTATTCGGTATTGGGGGTGGCACTATCTCCGTGGCGATCCTGTTAAATTTGGGCCACAGTTACGGGGAATCGGTGGCTACCAGCAGTTTAGCGATCGTTTTCACTTCCCTAGGAGGTACGCTCCAAAATTGGCGATTAGGTTCCCTCAAATGGCAGCGAG contains the following coding sequences:
- a CDS encoding amino acid ABC transporter substrate-binding protein, encoding MLKWRFCALSLLLLLITACGTENQSNSSSNTASSPDAGRLQTVKNRGKLICGINGEVSGFSFVNEKGEYSGLDVQICRAIAAALFDDPSKVEYRKLSPQERFTAVQTGEVDILSRNTTWTINRDTALGMEFITPVFYDGQGIMATKASNIKKLEDLSGKSICVLSGTTTEQNLADAMAKAAVQGYKPIVSDDVEALYTAYQAGRCQAVTSDRSQLVARRSVFPRPQDHQLLEVVISKEPLAPAVADGDPAWSNAVRSIVFSLIQGEEFGINSQNIATFADSKDPSIRRFLGIDEKLGEDMGLPNDFAQRVLKQVGNYGEIYEREIGKPLQLDRGLNNLWTKGGLLYSPPFR
- a CDS encoding lipid kinase, with translation MTKRALLLINRHSRKGKENFAQTVDLLNNWDFEIISVPLKKVEDIPFLLEKYRSSIDLVIVGGGDGTLNAMADMLVETQLPLGIIPLGTANDLARTLGIPNSIAEACRIIAEGNLKYIDLGWVNNKYFFNVASLGLSVKITQKLNKGLKRRLGILAYAWTALQVLSKTRPFTAMIGIDGQNIKVKTLQIAIGNGRYYGGGMPIAHDAQIDDQRLDLYSLEIEHWWQIFPLLWTLPRGQQGLLSWVRTLKGKEIQIQTRKPHSINTDGEITSTTPAMFRVIPAAIGVYIPRQETQS